The region AACTTTCTTGGGGAGCTTGTATTTTaagaaacaattcaaacaaCAAACAGCAAAAGAACAAGGATGTGGAGACCACATGTTTAATCCTTAAAATCAAAACTAGTAGAGCATTAACCAAGAAGCTTCATGTATCTGACAAATGAAAGACAGACATTATTGATTGATTGATAGATAGATCCAAAAATCAAACTATTTGCATATGGCAACCAGGATTCTTCTGGGTGGAACGGCAGGCCTTCTTCCATGAAGCAAAGCCATGTTATCAAAGAAGAGAACATCACCCTTCTCCCAATTAAATTGGATACTCTCTTCTTCAATGATTTCTTCACATCTCTTGACTACTTTTGCCGGGATTTCTGTCCCGTCTGCCATCATGGCCGAGCTGTGCTCCTTCCCATACATGCCCACTAATGGGTTAAACCACAttctccttccttttcttccatCAAACACCTTTGTTAGAGATCGCGGGCCTAATATGGTCTTCGCCGAGCCATTTGGCAGACACTCCATGTCCATCCCTAGTGCTTTAGCCCTGGCATAAAACTTCCATATGAGATTTAAATTCTAAATTCTCTAGCCTTAATCAGTAATCATAATATAAAGCTAATAAATATGAGTTACGTAtgttaaaatatgaattaaattcatcattttctattagcttaaatttttgggaCAACTGGATGCATTGTAGATGGTGTAATTGTAATAGGAGTGTAGAGAATATCTCATGCATTGTAATAGTTTCTTAGTCCGTTTAAGAGTTTATTTATGTTTCTATCAGCAGAGTCATCTCCAAGAAGCTTTAGGAGTCTAGTCATCTTCAAGTAGCTTAAGAAGTCTAACTTCTATCTCATTTACAAGTAGAAGTCTATCAAGTAGTTTAAGGAGTCCATCTTCTATCTCATTTACGAGTAGAAGTCTGTTTCTAGTTCAAGTAGTAGTCAAGTTATTCCTCTATTTAAAGGGGACgtttattcaataaaaataatcaaagaATTAATCACAAACTTTGTATTTGAAAAGGTTTAAGTTCCCTCAGAATCTAATATCTAGGTTTCTTCAGAACCTAAAATCTATCACATTATGTTTTTGAgaaatcattcacgtaacagATGGTTCATACCTTTTCTCAGCTTCTGCGCGGTCTGATGTCCCAAATGTATCCTCCCAGCCTCTACCCGTCATGGAGGATGTATCATTCCTGCTAAGAGCCATGAATGTGTATTTTAACCCTTTCTCCTCCATTTCTTCCACAGCTTCCGGCATCTCCTCTATCATCTTTTCTGTTACACGAAAACTTGGAACGAAAGGCGTCTGTCCACCTTCAGGAGATGATATCTCACAAAAAAGAATAACTTTTTTTGGACTTTCCTTCGTCTGATTCAACACGTACATGCATGTTGTTATTTGGTCAAAAAGTATTGCTAGAAACTTCGGGCTCGTTTTCTAATACTTTTATAATGTATTTTTACGTTTTTTAGttgtgatgtgacataaaagtaaaagtaattttaagtgttttgtgagtgtttttttttttttttttttttgttgaattgtttgttaatgtttttactttttctttttttttttgctaaaaagccAAAAACAATTCTAAAAAGTTAGCTAGTTTTAGCAAACGAG is a window of Alnus glutinosa chromosome 4, dhAlnGlut1.1, whole genome shotgun sequence DNA encoding:
- the LOC133865780 gene encoding clavaminate synthase-like protein At3g21360 — encoded protein: MEFSCKAFKVGKCDGQKVVDGETMPLVLQPTEPNKGDMDSLLFALKENKDWFEQMIIKNSAVLLRGYNVNNAQDFNEILETFGWDDIPYAGRAPRTQVYKRVWTANEGPLSAFLFYHHEMVLTKESPKKVILFCEISSPEGGQTPFVPSFRVTEKMIEEMPEAVEEMEEKGLKYTFMALSRNDTSSMTGRGWEDTFGTSDRAEAEKRAKALGMDMECLPNGSAKTILGPRSLTKVFDGRKGRRMWFNPLVGMYGKEHSSAMMADGTEIPAKVVKRCEEIIEEESIQFNWEKGDVLFFDNMALLHGRRPAVPPRRILVAICK